A DNA window from Chitinibacter fontanus contains the following coding sequences:
- a CDS encoding threonine/serine exporter family protein, with product MNTWLLELWAAPAALGFALLFNVPPRTLWMCGALAIAGHACRKLVMVGGGDIVLGTLCAGLLIGLIAEWWGAHKDEPAAIFAITAAIPMVPGKYMYKAVHGLLGIATLPYGADGSALLVKAGVSGITACMIVIALAFGVAAPMLLWPRTPHH from the coding sequence ATGAATACCTGGCTTCTAGAATTGTGGGCCGCACCTGCTGCACTGGGTTTTGCGCTGCTATTTAATGTTCCGCCACGCACTTTGTGGATGTGCGGTGCTTTGGCGATTGCTGGGCATGCCTGTCGCAAGCTAGTTATGGTTGGCGGTGGCGATATTGTATTGGGCACTTTATGTGCCGGTTTGTTAATTGGCTTGATTGCCGAATGGTGGGGAGCGCACAAGGACGAGCCCGCTGCTATTTTTGCGATCACTGCCGCGATCCCTATGGTGCCAGGTAAATATATGTATAAGGCGGTGCACGGCCTACTTGGGATTGCGACTTTGCCCTATGGTGCTGACGGTTCCGCGCTCTTGGTGAAGGCCGGGGTGAGTGGCATCACGGCGTGTATGATTGTAATTGCTTTGGCTTTTGGCGTGGCCGCACCGATGTTATTGTGGCCGCGCACTCCGCACCATTAA
- a CDS encoding threonine/serine exporter family protein, whose translation MQTITTTPVLPLDEILALALDAGLLMHQSGAGTHRTSSAMQRIAKSLGAARVETMISSTNIGATVERTGEGGNETLSAFRKAPHMGANFSTLSSVRRWLHQLEHGELDLHSARTQLSEIAKRAIHYPRWFITLMVGISCGGFAALFGGDIPAILCTTVGATAGMAVRFWLVLRHFKPSIFATVASFVALLLTGLIAPWVSTTPDAALAASVLFLIPGVPLINGASDLLNGNYLNGMVRFTMSAVIIFGIAVGVSIALRILGQEA comes from the coding sequence ATGCAAACCATCACCACCACTCCTGTATTGCCTTTGGATGAAATTCTGGCGCTGGCGCTGGATGCCGGTTTGTTGATGCATCAATCGGGAGCAGGCACACATCGTACTTCGAGTGCGATGCAGCGCATTGCTAAATCGCTCGGTGCTGCGCGCGTTGAAACGATGATTTCATCGACCAATATTGGCGCAACTGTTGAGCGCACTGGCGAGGGTGGCAATGAAACCTTGTCCGCGTTTCGGAAAGCACCCCATATGGGCGCTAACTTTTCTACCTTGTCGTCAGTACGGCGCTGGTTGCATCAGCTTGAGCACGGCGAACTCGATTTGCACTCGGCGCGCACGCAATTGAGCGAAATCGCCAAGCGAGCCATTCACTATCCACGATGGTTTATTACACTCATGGTAGGTATATCGTGCGGCGGCTTTGCTGCTCTATTTGGTGGTGATATACCTGCCATACTCTGTACCACCGTTGGTGCCACCGCGGGCATGGCGGTGCGCTTTTGGCTGGTGCTGCGGCATTTCAAACCGTCGATTTTTGCGACCGTTGCTAGCTTTGTTGCGTTGTTATTGACTGGTTTGATCGCGCCTTGGGTCAGTACCACGCCCGATGCGGCGCTGGCTGCATCGGTATTGTTTCTGATTCCGGGGGTGCCACTGATTAATGGTGCGTCGGACTTACTCAATGGCAATTATCTGAATGGCATGGTGCGCTTTACGATGAGCGCGGTGATTATCTTTGGTATTGCTGTGGGGGTGAGTATTGCCCTGCGGATATTGGGACAAGAGGCTTAG